One segment of Gemmatimonadaceae bacterium DNA contains the following:
- a CDS encoding MgtC/SapB family protein, whose protein sequence is MPHNVLIEAEFLLRIFLAAVFSAALGWERERAGKAAGFRTHIVVGVTAALFVITGILAVEQYGTTAGVNVDPTRTIHAIAVGIGFLGAGLVVFSPRDERVKGLTTAASVWGTAAVGAATGYGLYLVASGTTVILLIVLNKLVSLDASIDAIEDRRHTGEFKTPLGGDDDD, encoded by the coding sequence ATGCCTCATAACGTCCTGATTGAAGCCGAGTTCCTCCTCCGGATATTCCTCGCGGCTGTGTTCTCGGCGGCGCTGGGGTGGGAGCGCGAGCGGGCTGGAAAGGCGGCCGGCTTCCGGACTCACATCGTCGTCGGAGTGACCGCTGCCCTGTTCGTGATCACCGGGATCCTGGCGGTCGAGCAGTACGGCACGACTGCCGGTGTAAACGTGGATCCGACGCGCACGATTCACGCGATCGCCGTAGGCATCGGATTTCTCGGCGCGGGGCTGGTTGTCTTTTCTCCCAGGGATGAGCGGGTGAAGGGGCTGACGACCGCGGCCTCGGTCTGGGGAACCGCCGCTGTCGGGGCCGCAACGGGATACGGCCTGTATCTGGTGGCGAGCGGCACGACGGTGATCCTGCTGATCGTGCTCAACAAGCTGGTCAGTCTCGACGCCTCGATCGACGCGATCGAGGACAGGCGTCACACGGGCGAGTTCAAGACACCGTTAGGAGGCGACGACGACGATTAG